The Vibrio echinoideorum genome includes a region encoding these proteins:
- the glmU gene encoding bifunctional UDP-N-acetylglucosamine diphosphorylase/glucosamine-1-phosphate N-acetyltransferase GlmU, which translates to MKFSAVILAAGKGTRMYSNTPKVLHTLAGKPMVKHVIDTCNGLGAQNIHLVYGHGGEQMKSTLASETVNWALQAEQLGTGHAVDQASAHFADDEKVLVLYGDVPLISPETIENLLDAQPNGGIALLTVVLDNPMGYGRIIRRNGPVVAIVEQKDASDEQKLIKEINTGVMVATGGDLKRWLSGLSNDNAQGEYYLTDVIAAAHDEGRAVEAVHPVNPIEVEGVNDRSQLARLERAYQAEQADKLLKQGVMLRDPSRFDLRGELQCGMDVEIDTNVIIEGSVSIGDNVVIGTGCVLKDCEIDDNTIVRPYSVIEGATIGEDCTVGPFTRLRPGADMRNNSHVGNFVEVKNTRLGEGSKANHLTYLGDAEIGQRVNVGAGAITCNYDGANKFKTIIGDDVFVGSDSQLIAPVTIGNGATVGAGSTVTRDVSENELVISRAKERKIANWQRPVKKK; encoded by the coding sequence ATGAAGTTTAGCGCGGTAATTCTCGCAGCGGGCAAAGGCACACGCATGTATTCAAACACACCAAAGGTTCTGCATACTCTTGCGGGTAAGCCGATGGTTAAACATGTTATCGATACATGTAATGGTCTTGGTGCTCAAAACATCCACTTGGTCTACGGTCATGGTGGTGAGCAGATGAAGTCTACGCTAGCGAGCGAGACGGTTAACTGGGCACTGCAAGCTGAACAGTTAGGTACTGGCCACGCGGTCGATCAGGCATCAGCACATTTCGCTGATGATGAAAAAGTACTCGTGCTATACGGTGATGTTCCGCTAATCTCGCCAGAAACCATTGAAAACCTATTAGACGCTCAACCAAACGGTGGTATTGCATTACTTACTGTCGTTCTAGATAACCCTATGGGTTACGGTCGTATCATTCGTCGCAACGGTCCTGTAGTGGCTATTGTTGAGCAGAAAGATGCATCCGATGAGCAGAAGCTTATCAAAGAGATTAATACTGGCGTTATGGTTGCAACGGGTGGTGACCTTAAGCGTTGGCTATCAGGCTTAAGCAATGACAACGCACAAGGTGAGTACTACCTGACAGACGTTATTGCAGCGGCTCACGATGAAGGCCGTGCGGTTGAAGCGGTTCACCCTGTAAACCCAATTGAAGTTGAAGGCGTTAACGATCGTTCTCAACTGGCTCGTTTAGAGCGCGCTTACCAAGCGGAACAAGCAGACAAACTATTGAAGCAAGGCGTAATGCTTCGCGATCCTAGTCGCTTTGACCTACGTGGTGAGCTTCAATGTGGTATGGATGTTGAGATTGATACTAACGTTATCATCGAAGGCAGCGTAAGCATTGGTGATAACGTGGTTATCGGCACTGGTTGTGTATTGAAAGACTGTGAGATTGATGACAACACTATCGTGCGCCCATACAGCGTAATCGAAGGTGCGACAATTGGTGAAGACTGTACGGTTGGTCCATTCACTCGCTTACGTCCAGGTGCCGACATGCGTAATAATTCGCACGTGGGTAACTTCGTAGAAGTGAAGAATACGCGTCTAGGTGAAGGTTCAAAAGCCAACCACCTGACTTACCTTGGCGATGCAGAAATTGGTCAGCGTGTAAACGTTGGCGCTGGTGCTATCACTTGTAACTATGATGGTGCTAACAAGTTTAAGACCATTATTGGCGATGACGTATTTGTCGGTTCAGATAGCCAGTTAATCGCTCCAGTAACGATTGGAAACGGTGCCACTGTTGGTGCGGGTTCTACAGTAACTCGTGATGTTTCTGAAAACGAACTTGTTATTAGCCGCGCTAAAGAACGCAAGATTGCGAATTGGCAGCGTCCGGTTAAGAAAAAATAG
- the punR gene encoding DNA-binding transcriptional activator PunR, with product MFSKSSLEMLDTVARLGSFTAAAEQLHKVPSAISYGVRQVEQELDVLLFRRLPRKVELTPAGELFIEEARLLLRQMEELSAQTRRAARGWKKTLRLTLDNVVKLDKMKPMIEEFYQTFDFAELQINMEVFNGSWEAIAQGRADIVIGATSAIPVGGDFEVRDMGQLDWAFVMSPSHACVREQNLDEAFVSQYPAICLDDTSSVLPKRHTGHFANQRRLLLPNWYSAIECLKNGVGVGYMPRHIAAPIIEQGLLVEKILPEPSPQSHCCLVWRKDDNHKLIEWMVKYLGSSEQLHQDWLDHRKAL from the coding sequence ATGTTCTCTAAATCCTCTTTAGAAATGCTCGATACTGTTGCTCGCTTGGGCAGCTTCACTGCAGCTGCAGAACAATTGCATAAAGTGCCATCTGCGATCAGTTATGGTGTTAGGCAAGTAGAGCAAGAGCTTGATGTATTACTTTTCAGACGCTTACCGAGAAAAGTTGAGCTGACCCCTGCGGGTGAGTTATTTATCGAAGAGGCTCGTTTACTGCTCCGACAAATGGAGGAACTCAGTGCCCAGACTCGACGAGCAGCGCGTGGCTGGAAAAAAACTCTGCGCCTAACGCTCGATAATGTGGTTAAGCTCGATAAGATGAAGCCGATGATTGAAGAATTCTATCAAACGTTTGATTTTGCAGAACTTCAGATCAACATGGAGGTGTTTAATGGCTCTTGGGAAGCAATAGCGCAAGGCAGAGCGGATATCGTTATTGGCGCAACTTCAGCAATTCCGGTAGGCGGAGACTTTGAGGTTAGAGACATGGGGCAACTAGACTGGGCATTTGTGATGTCACCAAGCCACGCGTGTGTACGAGAGCAAAACCTCGATGAAGCTTTTGTTAGCCAGTACCCTGCAATATGTTTGGATGATACCTCGAGCGTGCTACCTAAGCGACACACAGGGCACTTTGCGAATCAAAGACGGCTGTTGTTACCTAATTGGTATAGCGCGATTGAATGCCTTAAAAATGGCGTAGGGGTTGGTTACATGCCAAGACACATTGCCGCGCCTATTATTGAGCAAGGTTTGCTGGTGGAGAAAATATTACCTGAGCCTAGCCCGCAGAGTCACTGCTGTTTGGTGTGGCGAAAAGACGATAACCATAAATTGATCGAATGGATGGTCAAATACCTAGGATCAAGTGAACAGCTTCATCAAGATTGGTTGGATCATCGTAAAGCACTTTAG
- the punC gene encoding purine nucleoside transporter PunC, with product MNISKFQLVYLAVLSMLGFIATDMYLPAFKAMEIDFATGPEQIALSLTVFLGGMAMGQLLWGLASDKYGHRNTLALGLVIFTAASFGLAFSTEVWHLLTLRFIQAIGVCAPAVIWQAMVIKRYSQSSSQQIFATIMPLVALSPALAPQLGVLLADSFGWHSIFITLTLMGALLIATTMAQPKEAPEVKQTSIKTDIKALLKSKPYMGNVLMFASASAAFFAYLTGMPEIMAQLGYEAKDIGLSFIPQTIAFMAGGYFGKQAVKKYGDGPVLRNLIGLFSVAAMLIFIASQWELTSIWPLLAPFCLIAVANGALYPIVVNRALSSARQSPATAAGLQNSLQISISGLASALVAAMASQALSATGIAVVICLGALWVGYIISNKELSEHFATPDNSRVVADEKQD from the coding sequence ATGAATATTTCTAAATTTCAATTGGTTTACCTTGCAGTACTCTCAATGCTTGGTTTTATTGCGACTGATATGTACCTCCCTGCATTTAAGGCAATGGAAATCGATTTCGCAACCGGTCCAGAGCAGATTGCACTGTCTCTAACCGTATTCCTTGGCGGCATGGCGATGGGTCAGCTTCTTTGGGGGCTAGCGAGTGACAAATATGGTCACCGCAATACGCTAGCACTTGGTCTAGTTATATTTACTGCAGCTTCATTCGGTTTGGCATTCAGCACCGAAGTATGGCACCTACTAACATTGCGCTTTATCCAAGCGATCGGCGTATGTGCTCCTGCGGTAATTTGGCAAGCAATGGTTATTAAGCGTTACTCTCAAAGCAGCAGCCAGCAAATTTTTGCGACCATCATGCCGTTGGTCGCGTTGTCACCAGCACTAGCACCTCAACTGGGTGTGTTACTGGCAGATAGCTTCGGTTGGCATAGTATCTTCATCACGTTAACGTTGATGGGAGCACTGTTGATCGCAACAACAATGGCTCAACCAAAAGAAGCACCAGAAGTAAAACAGACGTCGATCAAAACAGACATCAAAGCGCTTCTTAAATCAAAACCTTACATGGGTAATGTTTTGATGTTTGCATCGGCATCAGCTGCGTTCTTCGCTTACTTAACAGGTATGCCAGAGATCATGGCTCAGCTAGGTTATGAAGCAAAAGACATCGGCCTTAGCTTTATCCCACAAACAATCGCATTCATGGCGGGTGGTTACTTCGGTAAGCAAGCGGTGAAGAAATACGGTGATGGCCCAGTATTACGTAACCTTATTGGCTTGTTCAGCGTTGCTGCGATGCTTATTTTCATTGCATCACAATGGGAGTTGACGTCTATCTGGCCTTTACTAGCGCCTTTCTGTTTGATTGCTGTAGCGAATGGTGCACTTTACCCAATCGTCGTTAACCGTGCCTTATCAAGCGCAAGACAAAGCCCAGCAACAGCCGCTGGCTTGCAAAACAGCCTGCAAATCAGTATCAGTGGCCTAGCAAGTGCATTAGTGGCAGCAATGGCGAGCCAAGCGCTAAGCGCTACTGGTATTGCGGTGGTTATTTGTTTGGGCGCATTGTGGGTTGGCTACATCATTTCAAACAAAGAACTGTCTGAACACTTCGCTACACCGGATAACTCTCGTGTAGTGGCAGATGAGAAACAAGACTAA